A window of Proteiniborus sp. DW1 contains these coding sequences:
- a CDS encoding acyltransferase family protein: MIPIKSSENPRILHIDVLRILSIYAVVILHISAPFAANMNTYGARWWWIGNLGDSATRWCVPVLILISGRLMLCSDREESILLFLRKRLSKVIFPLIFWSFLYLINMLRKSELGIQWDMSLLKLFLTNLYTGNVHIHLWYLYMLIGLYLITPIIKPYVNNVKKDNFIYFIVIWFISNGVIVFLEKFTVYNIGINLSFFHWSLGYYILGFLLERYNPSEKQRKIAYIFGFLGFVVTAYGTYLLTVNNVGQLVEHLYSYLAPNVIVMSISVYILFKNIHWDRVIDNIPILNTIISSFNKTSFGIYLVHLLVLDIIYSGELGISIKASSFNPIIGIPLVSIITFLVSHLVVLILQKIPILNKAVPK, translated from the coding sequence GTGATTCCCATTAAATCAAGTGAAAATCCTAGGATTTTGCACATAGATGTTCTTAGAATTTTATCGATATATGCAGTTGTGATACTGCATATATCAGCTCCGTTTGCAGCAAATATGAATACTTATGGTGCCAGATGGTGGTGGATAGGCAACCTGGGTGACTCCGCCACCAGATGGTGTGTACCTGTACTTATTCTAATTAGCGGTAGGCTTATGCTTTGTAGTGACAGGGAAGAAAGTATACTCCTATTTCTGAGGAAAAGACTTTCAAAAGTAATATTTCCTTTGATTTTTTGGAGTTTTCTATATTTAATTAATATGCTAAGAAAAAGCGAATTAGGTATCCAGTGGGATATGTCATTACTTAAGTTGTTTCTAACAAATCTTTACACAGGCAATGTACATATTCATCTATGGTATCTTTATATGCTAATTGGACTATATTTGATTACACCTATTATTAAGCCATATGTAAATAATGTAAAAAAGGATAATTTTATTTACTTTATAGTCATATGGTTTATATCTAATGGGGTAATTGTATTTTTAGAAAAGTTTACAGTTTATAATATAGGCATTAATTTAAGCTTTTTCCATTGGAGCCTAGGCTATTATATATTAGGCTTCTTGCTAGAAAGGTACAATCCTTCAGAAAAGCAAAGGAAAATAGCATATATCTTTGGTTTCTTAGGATTTGTAGTAACTGCCTATGGAACGTACTTATTGACTGTGAATAATGTAGGACAGCTTGTGGAGCACTTATATTCATATTTAGCTCCTAATGTTATAGTCATGTCTATATCAGTATACATATTATTTAAGAATATCCATTGGGATAGAGTCATAGATAATATTCCTATACTAAATACCATAATATCAAGCTTCAATAAGACCAGCTTTGGCATATATCTGGTACATTTGCTTGTATTAGATATTATCTATTCTGGCGAATTAGGTATTAGCATAAAAGCTTCATCATTTAACCCCATAATAGGAATTCCATTAGTAAGTATTATTACATTCCTTGTATCTCACCTAGTAGTTCTAATCTTGCAAAAGATACCAATACTAAATAAAGCTGTTCCTAAATAA
- a CDS encoding TolC family protein, translating into MKKFLSLTVAIVMLFSMSIVTYAEGSVSNEIDPNKEIQLSLNDAIDYALKHSRDVKIQDLEMKAAQLKYEQSRSGARDIKDQIEEYNNLPDDIRGEIREEVIPIIESELVELGVIDRQAKLTRQISVWNKEIKENEIKYNVEKAYFDLLQSEIDMEIAREGLELANKQYEQSKKMYELGSISHQQLLSVELAVSQAQSGLDMAIMGYELQRMSFNNTLGLSLGQKVKLTDKIEYKTHEDIELEKAIEVANENSAMLKAAKESFELSELTLKAVKAKHVTPNQYKYREQEIAVEQAAKNLDTTKNGVEMAVRSAYHSLITAEKQIKTYEKAVENAQKAYELTELSYSLGQNTSNDVTKARIDLMDAKKSLTKQIHAYNLALLDFKYAIGLGKNTIGGGF; encoded by the coding sequence GTGAAAAAATTTTTATCACTTACTGTAGCTATTGTTATGCTTTTTTCAATGAGTATTGTTACATATGCAGAGGGCAGTGTTAGTAATGAAATAGATCCAAATAAAGAGATACAACTAAGCCTTAATGACGCTATAGACTATGCGTTAAAACATAGTCGAGATGTAAAAATACAAGACTTAGAAATGAAAGCAGCACAGCTAAAATATGAACAGAGTAGAAGTGGAGCAAGAGATATTAAAGATCAAATTGAGGAATATAACAATCTACCTGACGATATAAGAGGTGAAATTAGGGAAGAAGTCATACCTATTATAGAAAGTGAGTTAGTAGAGCTAGGAGTTATAGACAGACAAGCTAAGCTAACAAGGCAAATATCAGTATGGAATAAAGAAATAAAGGAAAATGAGATAAAATACAATGTAGAAAAAGCCTACTTTGATTTATTACAAAGTGAAATAGATATGGAAATAGCAAGAGAAGGCTTGGAGTTAGCCAATAAACAATATGAGCAAAGTAAAAAAATGTACGAGTTAGGAAGCATATCGCACCAACAGCTTTTATCAGTAGAACTTGCAGTATCTCAAGCCCAGTCAGGTCTTGATATGGCTATAATGGGATATGAACTGCAAAGGATGAGCTTTAATAATACTTTAGGACTTTCTTTAGGACAAAAGGTAAAATTAACAGACAAGATAGAGTATAAAACACATGAAGATATAGAACTAGAGAAAGCTATAGAAGTTGCCAATGAAAATAGTGCTATGCTTAAAGCTGCTAAGGAAAGCTTCGAGCTTTCTGAGCTTACGCTTAAAGCTGTAAAAGCAAAACATGTTACTCCAAATCAATACAAGTATAGAGAACAGGAAATAGCAGTAGAGCAAGCAGCCAAAAACCTAGATACAACTAAAAATGGGGTGGAGATGGCAGTGAGATCTGCTTACCATAGCTTAATCACAGCAGAGAAACAGATAAAAACTTATGAAAAGGCAGTAGAAAATGCTCAAAAAGCATATGAACTAACTGAATTAAGCTATAGCCTAGGTCAAAACACTTCAAACGATGTGACCAAGGCTAGAATAGACTTAATGGATGCTAAGAAAAGCCTTACTAAACAAATACATGCATACAATCTTGCCTTATTAGATTTTAAATATGCTATAGGTTTAGGAAAAAATACAATAGGCGGTGGGTTTTAG
- a CDS encoding Spo0E family sporulation regulatory protein-aspartic acid phosphatase, whose protein sequence is MNGAEGHVEELKEQLNKLSDDINNYDLEKLLNISLELDKVIYEYGREKQRHGFCG, encoded by the coding sequence ATGAATGGTGCAGAGGGACATGTAGAAGAACTAAAAGAACAACTAAACAAGCTTAGTGATGATATTAATAACTACGACTTAGAGAAGTTACTTAATATCAGTCTAGAATTAGATAAGGTTATATATGAATATGGTAGAGAAAAGCAAAGACACGGTTTTTGTGGTTGA
- a CDS encoding copper amine oxidase N-terminal domain-containing protein produces the protein MKALPKKKKAVIVTTVLALTMFLTSVAFAQGTYKNLKAWFGDIKIFVNNQLVQMDVKPFIVDGTTYVPVRAISNIFNKDIKWDGANLRIDITDRPNQNDAYVTYLSQQLIERQNKINELETKVAKLEAELATTKKGSKYTFSQLEDYLNDEHGVYQKISFDIELYGDKDDIEVEIYVDLDDDYSRWNSLTTSKIEGYIEDVVDDILYNFKDADITGFIEDSHEDEVLVEFYLNSKGKLVVEIKEHRYAYDIDELEDYLNRKHDYYGGVYFDITLSGNKDMIRVYVETDDDDLDYLKKYEIEDYLEKLYSEIVYEYSYVDVYGYIKDDYTKYYFDFDSRGNVHMEEN, from the coding sequence ATGAAAGCTTTGCCAAAGAAAAAGAAGGCAGTAATTGTTACTACTGTCTTGGCACTAACTATGTTTTTAACATCAGTAGCATTTGCACAAGGTACTTATAAAAACCTAAAGGCTTGGTTTGGCGATATTAAGATTTTTGTCAATAATCAGCTAGTACAAATGGATGTGAAGCCATTTATAGTTGATGGTACTACATATGTTCCTGTAAGAGCTATAAGTAATATATTTAATAAAGATATTAAATGGGATGGAGCAAATCTAAGAATAGACATTACTGACAGACCTAATCAAAATGATGCATATGTTACATATTTATCTCAACAATTAATTGAAAGACAAAATAAAATAAATGAATTAGAAACAAAAGTTGCAAAGCTAGAAGCTGAACTAGCAACTACAAAAAAAGGTTCTAAGTATACCTTTAGTCAATTGGAAGACTATCTTAATGATGAACATGGTGTATATCAGAAAATTTCATTTGATATTGAGTTATATGGAGACAAGGATGATATCGAAGTTGAAATTTATGTAGATCTTGATGATGATTATTCTAGATGGAATTCATTGACTACTTCTAAAATAGAAGGCTATATTGAAGACGTAGTTGACGATATTTTATATAATTTTAAAGATGCAGACATAACTGGATTTATAGAGGACAGCCACGAAGATGAAGTGCTTGTAGAATTCTATCTAAACTCAAAGGGGAAATTAGTAGTAGAGATTAAGGAGCACAGGTATGCATATGATATAGATGAGTTGGAAGATTATCTAAACAGAAAACATGATTACTATGGAGGCGTATATTTTGATATAACGTTATCAGGTAACAAAGACATGATTAGAGTATATGTTGAGACTGATGATGACGATTTAGACTATTTAAAAAAATATGAAATAGAAGATTACCTAGAGAAGTTATATTCAGAAATAGTATATGAATACTCATATGTTGATGTGTATGGATATATTAAAGATGATTATACAAAATATTATTTTGATTTCGATTCAAGAGGAAATGTACATATGGAGGAGAACTAA